Sequence from the Thermococcus nautili genome:
CCCTGATGAGCGGGAGCTCGTGCTTCGGAACGACCTTTATGACCGGGAGAATCCTGTTGAGGTAAAAGGTCTTGCCCAGAGAGAGGAAGTAGTCAGCCGTGAAGCGCAGTATGTCGCCCATGTTGTAGAAGATGAGCAGGAGCTCGCTGACGCGCTCCGTTGGCATCTTACCGATTCTCCAGCCGATGACCGCCATAGCCACGAGCGTGACGAGTGCAATGAGCGAACCGGGACTTCCCAGGAAGAGCTGTGACGGAGTCTCTGGCAGGGGGTAGCCGAGTTCTTCGAGTGAACCCGTCAGCCATGGGAGCAGGATGAACGGGAACACCGCCACGAGGAAGCTCGCGAGCGAGACTATTCCCGTGACGGTTCTTATCGCGAAGGGAACTTCATCCCTTTCAACTTCCCTCTTACAGATGAGCCTGTTTATCCTCCTGACCTGGATTATCGAGGCCAGCGGGAATATTCCCAGGAATGCTATCGTGACGACCATCAGCCAGAGGAGGACGTTGGTAGTGCCCATTGAAGCCGTGTAGATGAGCCACTTGCTCACGAAGGCCGAGAGGGGAGGAATTCCGGCCATCGAAAAGACGGAGAGCGACATCAGGAGCGCGATGACGTGCCCCTTGAGGAGCTTTCTCATCGAGCATATGTTCGGCTCCTCGCCGTAGTGCTCTATCGCGCCGAGGCCGAAGAAGAGGGAGCTCTTGTAGAGCACCTGATACAGGACGTGAAGCAAAGCTCCGAGGAGCGCAACGGTTCCGAGGAAGGTTCCCTGGAGCACGAGGGAGCTCCCGAGGGCGAAGTAGGCTATTCCAACGTCCATAACGCTGTGGTAGGCGAACTTGCGCTTGAGCCTGATTTCCTTGAAGGAGTAGAGCGTCGCAAAGGCCGTAACCGTGCCGATGAATGCCACAGCGTAACCGAGCGCCTCTCCAGACGGGAGAACGAAGTGGGCAACCCTGAGGAGCATGTAAACCCCAAGGGCCTCGCCGAGGAGGAAAACCGGAATGAAGGGGCTCGGAAGCGAGCGGTAAACCCTCGGAACCCAGACGTGGAAGGGGAACGCCCCGCTCCTGACGAGGGAAGCCGAGAGGAAGAGGACGAGGAGAAACGCAGGACTGACCGCGAGGTTTCCAAGGTTCTCGCGGAGGCCGTGGAAGGTCAGGTGGTGCAGGCTCCCGACGGCGCCGTAGGCCAAGCCGGTCGCCATAAGAAGAGGGATTATGCCGAAGACCTGCGTGAGGACGAGGTAACGCCATGTGGCCTTTCTCGAGCCCCTCGTCTCAGAGGCGAGCACCATTACGGCCGTAAAGACCGCGAAGAGCTCGTAAAACAGGGTGAGCCTCTCTATGTTGTTCGTTGACAGAAAGACCACCACCGAAAGGAGTGCCATGTTGGTGGCCATTGCCAGGAACCTCTCGTCCCCCTTCACCTCATAGGAGAGCAGGTAGAGCGAGAGGGTGAACGTGATGAAGGCAGTTACGAGCAGGAAGAGGGCTGAAAGGGAATCTATCCTGACGGTCGTGGGGAGGAAGGGGATTATCTCACCTGAGAGACCGTTCAACCCCTCAACGGCGCTCGCGAATAGGAAGACGGAAGAGACAAGGGTAACGTAGTAGGCCCGCTTTCCTGAGACGAGGCCAACGAGTGAAGCTATGAATAGCAGTCCGAGGGCCAGTTCCATGACGTAGAGGCTCATGGTATCACCCCGTAGAAGGTTATCTCCTCCACGAGCGGATAGGCGAGGTAAGCCGAGACCAGCGTCAGGACGATGAGGGTCACGAGCGACGCGGTTATTATCGGGTGGGTGCTGACCTTTTCGACGTTGGGCCTGCCGAAGACGTTCTTCGTTATCCACTTGAGGCCGACCCAGAGGAAGACGGCTGAATCGGTTAGAACCATGATAATCGGGAGCCAGGCCAGGGCGGAAACCTTGACGAGGCTCAGGTTGGTTATCAGCTCGGCCTTGCTGAAGGCTATTCCCATCGGAGGAAGACCTGCCAGTCCGAGGAGCGCCACCGTCCACGCGAGGCCGTTCACGGGCAGGATTTCCCTGAGACCGCTTATCCGCCTCAGGTCAAGGGTCCCGAGGGAGTACGTGAAGGTTCCGGCGGTGAGAAAGGCCAGGCCCTTCACGAAGGCGTGAGTAGTCAGCTGGAACATCGCCGCTTTGAGGCCGATGTCAAAGCCCGGTGCCTTACCCGTGAGGCCGAGGACGGCGTAGGTCAGGCCGGAGAACATTATTCCGGCCTCGGCAACCGTTGAGTAAGCGAGCAGTCTCTTCGCGTCCTTCTGAACCGGGTAGTTGAGTATCGGAATGAGGAGCGTGAGGGAGACCATGACGGCCATGAAGTAGAAGACCCAGACGGGGAGGGGGCCGATGAACTGGATAACCCTCGCTACGAGGTAAACGCCCATCTCAACCATCGCCGCGCCGTGAAGGAAAGCGCTCGCGGGGGTTGGGGCCTCCATAGCATCGGGAATCCACGAGTAGGTCGGAAACTGGGCGCTCTTGGTGTAGCCAGCTATGAGTAAAGCGAGGAACAGCCAGGGCTTTACCTCGGGGGAAACCTTTGAGAGCGAGAACAGACTCAAATCATGAAGCTGGGTGAGGCCAACGTAGATGGCCGTGTAGAAGCCTATCATCGCTCCAACGTTCGGGATTATGAAGGCCTTGAAGCCGGCCCTCCTCGCCTCCTTCGTGTTGTAATAGCTCACGACGCCCCAACAGGCAAGCCCCATCAGCTCGAAGAAGATGAGCAGGCCGAGGAACGTGGAGGAGTAGATGAATCCAAGGGTGGCACCTTCAAAGAGCGTCATCCAGGCGTAGAAGAGTCCCCTGCCCTTCCCTCCAGGATGGCCGACGTTCCTCTCGCTCATGTACTCGACTCCGTAGAACATGAATACGAAACCGGCAACGGCAACAACAGTGCCTATCAAAACGCTCATGGGGTCGATTATAAGGCCGTAAACCTCGCCGAACTGGGCGCTTTTGAGATAAGTGATGTGAATAAGCTCCTCGTGGCCGAGGAGATAGAGGACCGCAACGCCGAGCTGGGTAATCATCGCCGATATGAAGGAGGCGAGCATTATAACGTCCGCTTTTCTCTCGTCGAGCCTGAAGAGGATTAACCCGCCGATGAGAGGGACTGTGAAGGTTAGTGTTGTGAGAAGGCCTATCATGACTGACCCCCCAGTCGGGTTAAAATCCATTCGGTTTGTCTAACGAACCTTTTTAAAGTTTTTCATTGTTTTCCGAAAGATGTTCAAAAGCGGTCATTTAGTGGCGAAATTCAATTCATTGGAGGTGACGTTCTGTGGACATAATTGGGGAGCTCTCTGGGACGGCAGTTGTGGACGGGTTAAAAGGTGAGGGATGAAGGACTCACGGCCCATTCTGAGTCAGCAGATTCCTCAGTGCGGCCTTTCTCGCGCCCAGCTCCCGGTCGAGCATGAAGAGGCCGTTTGGACTGTCTCCAATTATCTTCAGCTTGTCCACTATCGCCTTTGTGCTCGCTTCTTCCTCGACCTGCTCCTCGACGAACCACTGGAGGAACTGATATGTTGCCCTGTCCTTCTCCTCCTCGGCCAAGTCAACGAGCTTGAAGATGGACTGCGTGACGCCAACCTCGTGGAGGTAAACCGCCTCAAAGGCTTTGAGCGGGCTTTCAAAGCTCTGCTTGGGCTTCTCAATCCTCTCAAGCTCAACGGTTCCTCCCCTGTTGAAGATGTAGTCGTAGAAACGCATCGCGTGTCCAAGCTCCTCCTCAGCCTGAGCTTCCATCCAGCTCGCGAAACCGTCGAGGCCCCTTTCCTTAAAGTAGGCCGCGATTCCAAGGTAGAAGTAGGCCGAGAAGAGCTCCTTGTTGAGCTGTTCGTTCAGAGCTTTAAGCATCCTTTCGCTCAGCATAATATCACCTCATTCGTTATTGTTTTCGAACCTTATAAGTTTATCTATCGAACTAAATGCGAGTTCAGCTTGTTTAGTTCTCCTTTGCTTTCCTCAATTTCCACAACCCAAGTCCCACCAAAACACCTCCAAGGGCTATCCAGTAGTACTCTAAAGAGTCTCGACTGTTTGAGGGCGCTTCACGGCAGAGTGGCAACCGCTCCCTCAGTCCCTCGGAGAGGTTGAGAACCTCAAGTGTTTTCCCATTGTAGTAGAGAATGCTGAGCTCGTTCCAGCTAAGAGGACTATCAAACCTCTCGGGATATGTGTACACTAGAACGCCCTTTCCCAGGAAAACAGCCCTAAGCGTTACGTTCGGAGGGACGGAGAGCGAAAGATTCTTGGGGAGCTGTATAGAATAGGTTGAGTTTTTTGAGGGTGGGAATTCGATTAAATCTGGGGACTCCACCCCAAGTATCTGAAGTGTGGAGCCGTTCAGAACCGCCGGATAGAATTTTGATTGAATTGAAACGTTGTCGCATGAACAGAGCTTTGGCCGGATTTCTTTGGGGATAGTGATGTTTTCTGCCATACAGAGGTTTTCCGGAGAAATCGCCCGTCCATCACTCAGGTACCAGACCCCTTTGTAGAGCTCATAGAACAGTTCATACGCTCCGGTGGTGTTTCCGAGGTAGTACAACTTTCCGTTCTTAAAATAGAAGTAGTAATCCCCGACCATACTTGGCGTCGGCAGGCCGGACATCCCTGGGCCGAGGGCACTCCAGGAGAGAACTATAATCGCATCGTTATTCCCCGCTTTCACAAACGTGGCAAAGGAGCAGTACTCACCCGGCGCGAGAACAGAGTGCGGGCCGCAGGTGACTCCTGATGCATAAGCAGGAGAGCACATAAACGATAGAACAACAAAAAGCAACAACATGTTGTCCCTTTTGTTCATCTCTGTCACCTGCAAAGGTTTGTTCCGCAGTTAATAAGTATTTCTGGTATCCGAAAACCAAAGCCCTCTTTTTCCGCGTGAAAACCTTTTTATTCGGAAAACCGAACTAAAACCGGTGATAGTTATGGTGAATGCCAGAGTTGAGCGGCTCTGCACCGACCCGGAGCTCTACATCATCAGGATTGACGATGACGAGATTAAGTACTTTGAGGCGGCCTGGTACATTCCTGAGGGAATAACCTACAACGCCTACCTGATGAAGCTGAAGGACGCGGTTGTGCTCTTCGATACGACCAAGGCGGACTACGCCAACCTGTTCCTCGAGAAGCTGAGGGAACTCGTGAACCCGGAGGAGATAACGCACATCATCGTCCACCACACCGAGCCGGACCACAGC
This genomic interval carries:
- a CDS encoding complex I subunit 5 family protein; translated protein: MSLYVMELALGLLFIASLVGLVSGKRAYYVTLVSSVFLFASAVEGLNGLSGEIIPFLPTTVRIDSLSALFLLVTAFITFTLSLYLLSYEVKGDERFLAMATNMALLSVVVFLSTNNIERLTLFYELFAVFTAVMVLASETRGSRKATWRYLVLTQVFGIIPLLMATGLAYGAVGSLHHLTFHGLRENLGNLAVSPAFLLVLFLSASLVRSGAFPFHVWVPRVYRSLPSPFIPVFLLGEALGVYMLLRVAHFVLPSGEALGYAVAFIGTVTAFATLYSFKEIRLKRKFAYHSVMDVGIAYFALGSSLVLQGTFLGTVALLGALLHVLYQVLYKSSLFFGLGAIEHYGEEPNICSMRKLLKGHVIALLMSLSVFSMAGIPPLSAFVSKWLIYTASMGTTNVLLWLMVVTIAFLGIFPLASIIQVRRINRLICKREVERDEVPFAIRTVTGIVSLASFLVAVFPFILLPWLTGSLEELGYPLPETPSQLFLGSPGSLIALVTLVAMAVIGWRIGKMPTERVSELLLIFYNMGDILRFTADYFLSLGKTFYLNRILPVIKVVPKHELPLIRDYDDALDYPVRHLDEAMFMPLIRAVERLARWGRSRNLDMNALISGFAIAMAILIVLLGVFT
- a CDS encoding hydrogenase 4 subunit D, encoding MIGLLTTLTFTVPLIGGLILFRLDERKADVIMLASFISAMITQLGVAVLYLLGHEELIHITYLKSAQFGEVYGLIIDPMSVLIGTVVAVAGFVFMFYGVEYMSERNVGHPGGKGRGLFYAWMTLFEGATLGFIYSSTFLGLLIFFELMGLACWGVVSYYNTKEARRAGFKAFIIPNVGAMIGFYTAIYVGLTQLHDLSLFSLSKVSPEVKPWLFLALLIAGYTKSAQFPTYSWIPDAMEAPTPASAFLHGAAMVEMGVYLVARVIQFIGPLPVWVFYFMAVMVSLTLLIPILNYPVQKDAKRLLAYSTVAEAGIMFSGLTYAVLGLTGKAPGFDIGLKAAMFQLTTHAFVKGLAFLTAGTFTYSLGTLDLRRISGLREILPVNGLAWTVALLGLAGLPPMGIAFSKAELITNLSLVKVSALAWLPIIMVLTDSAVFLWVGLKWITKNVFGRPNVEKVSTHPIITASLVTLIVLTLVSAYLAYPLVEEITFYGVIP
- a CDS encoding ferritin; the protein is MLSERMLKALNEQLNKELFSAYFYLGIAAYFKERGLDGFASWMEAQAEEELGHAMRFYDYIFNRGGTVELERIEKPKQSFESPLKAFEAVYLHEVGVTQSIFKLVDLAEEEKDRATYQFLQWFVEEQVEEEASTKAIVDKLKIIGDSPNGLFMLDRELGARKAALRNLLTQNGP